One window of Triticum dicoccoides isolate Atlit2015 ecotype Zavitan chromosome 5A, WEW_v2.0, whole genome shotgun sequence genomic DNA carries:
- the LOC119300891 gene encoding splicing factor 1-like: MAAAKADAKAEPTATGGGGGGGGGGSFTEERLSEKLNKLSSSAASIQTLSNWCIFHRKRARRVVDTWQRQFNNATTDKKVSFLYLSNDILQNSKRKGGEFVNEFWRVLPGLLKDFYENGGQDGKKVVARLIGIWDERKVFGTRSESLKDILGDNPPALNSNSTTSNPTSKPSSVSKSSQRDSSPIIKKLTVSGMPEKIITAYQSVLDQYFDEDTALNKCKITVGVLEKMNKDVDEACTNDIQQVSSLISNLQEQEAILKQCIEQLESVDAARITLISNLKEALSEEEKKSELLRNQLQVARAEAEHAVQLRQRFGGAHAINGAWSSSSTLMTTIPSEQTAAMMQNAAISPITPQFQPPHPAIPLSATASAADDEPKKTAAAMADKLASLASPEQVLSSILASLAAEQAASMNGGPPSVELSEGPPGFQIPKRPRIENPTQTGDMGAPPFFGQLLQAQQNGAAPTSLGGMQSSMQANQALGAFAPLPPPLPPMLPPLLQQFSQNGGGMFGMGPFGMLASSMPPPLPNMLPPGFPRPSGPPPPPPLSPAQNQSQTQQQQQSPQAPQQSPTSTGFFPTPGIGFFPPVQMQQSPSVQRQ; encoded by the exons ATGGCGGCCGCGAAGGCAGATGCAAAGGCGGAACCAACCGccacaggcggcggcggcggcggcggcggcggcggctcgttcACCGAGGAGAGGCTATCCGAGAAGCTCAATAAGCTCAGCAGCTCAGCGGCGAGCATCCAGA CACTTTCGAATTGGTGCATATTTCATCGAAAGAGAGCCAGAAGGGTTGTTGATACATGGCAGAGGCAGTTTAATAATGCAACAACCGATAAGAAAGTATCATTCCTGTATCTGTCAAATGACATCCTGCAAAACAGCAAACGCAAGGGAGGAGAATTTGTGAATGAGTTCTGGAGGGTTCTTCCTGGGTTACTGAAAGATTTCTACGAAAATGGGGGACAAGATGGAAAGAAAGTAGTGGCAAGATTA ATAGGGATTTGGGACGAGCGGAAGGTTTTTGGAACACGGAGTGAAAGTCTGAAGGACATTCTTGGTGACAATCCTCCTGCATTAAATAGCAACAGCACTACTTCAAATCCTACCTCCAAGCCCTCTTCAGTTTCGAAATCTTCTCAGAGGGATTCCAGTCCAATAATAAAA AAACTGACTGTTAGCGGGATGCCTGAAAAGATTATAACCGCATACCAATCTGTACTTGATCAATATTTTGACGAAGACACAGCTTTAAACAAATGTAAGATTACAGTGGGTGTTTTGGAGAAGATGAATAAAGATGTAGATGAGGCTTGTACTAATG ATATCCAGCAAGTGTCGTCGCTGATATCCAACCTTCAAGAACAGGAAGCAATCCTGAAGCAGTGCATTGAGCAACTTGAAAGTGTTGATGCGGCAAGGATAACCCTGATCAGTAACCTAAAAGAAGCCCTTAGTGAAGAG GAAAAAAAGTCGGAGCTTCTTCGCAATCAGTTGCAA gTTGCTCGAGCAGAGGCTGAACATGCCGTGCAACTAAGACAACGATTTGGTGGTGCCCATGCCATTAATGGGGCATGGTCTAGTTCTAGTACGCTCATGACCACTATCCCGTCAGAGCAGACTGCTGCGATGATGCAGAATGCAGCAATAAGCCCAATAACTCCCCAGTTTCAACCACCACATCCAGCAATCCCGCTTTCCGCCACAGCCAGTGCTGCAGATGATGAGCCCAAGAAAACGGCAGCAGCTATGGCAGATAAACTTGCATCTTTGGCATCTCCGGAGCAGGTGCTCTCCTCCATTTTGGCCTCCCTTGCTGCAGAACAAGCTGCTTCCATGAATGGCGGCCCGCCTTCCGTAGAGCTCTCGGAAGGGCCTCCAGGCTTCCAGATACCAAAGAGGCCTAGAATCGAGAATCCTACGCAAACCGGTGATATGGGTGCTCCCCCTTTCTTTGGGCAATTGCTGCAGGCACAGCAGAATGGAGCAGCGCCTACTTCTCTTGGAGGCATGCAGTCATCGATGCAGGCAAATCAAGCACTGGGCGCATTTGCACCACTTCCCCCTCCACTGCCACCTATGCTGCCGCCACTTCTGCAGCAATTCAGTCAAAATGGTGGAGGAATGTTCGGAATGGGACCTTTTGGGATGCTGGCCAGCTCTATGCCACCTCCACTGCCGAACATGCTACCTCCAGGTTTTCCAAGACCAAGTGGgccgccacctccacctcctctttcACCAGCCCAGAATCAGAGTCAgacccagcagcagcagcaatctccACAGGCACCGCAGCAATCCCCAACATCAACTGGTTTCTTTCCAACACCAGGCATTGGTTTCTTCCCTCCGGTTCAGATGCAGCAATCACCGTCGGTCCAGCGGCAATGA